In Lemur catta isolate mLemCat1 chromosome 1, mLemCat1.pri, whole genome shotgun sequence, one DNA window encodes the following:
- the LOC123645038 gene encoding interferon alpha-inducible protein 27-like protein 2 — protein sequence MKRLVAAAVGGAVAVGAVPVVLGSLGFTGAGIAASSIAAKMMSAAAIANGGGVSAGGLVATLQSVGAAGLSMSSNVLLGTVGSAFGAWLAGSKKGTETPSSPPPAGPKAEEDQPEENVPEVEPPKAPLKSDEHDK from the exons G CCGTGGCCGTGGGGGCTGTGCCGGTGGTGCTCGGTTCCCTGGGCTTCACCGGGGCAGGAATCGCGGCCTCCTCCATAGCAGCCAAGATGATGTCTGCAGCGGCCATTGCCAACGGGGGTGGAGTGTCCGCGGGCGGCCTGGTGGCTACTCTGCAGTCAGTGG GGGCAGCTGGACTCTCCATGTCATCCAACGTCCTCCTGGGCACTGTTGGGTCTGCTTTTGGAGCCTGGTTGGCGGGTTCAAAAAAGGGAACAGAGACACCTTCTTCTCCTCCCCCAGCTGGACCTAAAGCTGAAGAGGACCAGCCAGAAGAAAATGTACCCGAAGTTGAACCTCCAAAAGCCCCACTCAAGTCAGATGAACATGACAAATAA